The Prinia subflava isolate CZ2003 ecotype Zambia chromosome 23, Cam_Psub_1.2, whole genome shotgun sequence region CCAGGCTGTCAGGGCCTAGAACAGACACATGGACACCTGGAGGGATGGGAGCACCCAAGCACCACCCCCCCCGCCACCTCACAGCCTCCCTGCCTTAGTTTCCCTCCACCACAGGGGGAGGAAAAAGTAGCCATGaccctcccagcagcacccatGGGTACTCCAGCTGCCCCAAAGCAGCTGTGCCTCCCTTCCCCCCCAGCAGCATCCGTGGGTGTACTGACTCCCCTGGAACACCTGTTTCCCCCACCCAGCAGCACTCGTTGTTTCAACCCCTCCAGGGTATCCAGGaacctctcctccagcagcacccatGGGTCCTCCAATCCCCCAGGGTATGCATTAAATTCCCCCAGCAGCACAATGGGTGCTTCAGCCCTCCCGGGACACGTGTGACGTCCCTGCTGGGGGCGGAGGGGGGGTGGCAGGGGGGGGGCACGAGGAGGAAGGTTTCAGTCTGACTCAGCCATCCCAGGCCAAACCCGTCTGAGTCAAATCCTGTCCAGAGCACCCTCCACTACACTTGTGGTGCCTCCCCAAACGCAGAGAAAGCCTCCATTCCTCCATGCCTTCATTTCCCCAAAGCTTTCTCCATGGCAGCTCATGTGTCCCCAGAGTGCCCCCATGCACCGAAGTGCTCCGTTCTCTGCCTGGGAAGGAGGGGCACGTCAATCAGAACACCCATGGGCGACAGGGGCATCCCAAAACCTCCCTCACCCCCAAACTCCCTTCTCACCCGAGTTCAGCATGATCCTGCTGTCCATGTCACTCGCCTCCCCCATGCCGCGCCGGGATCCTGCGGGCAACAGTGGGGACACAGCTCGTCCCCACGCCGCCAACCGGGCtgcacccatgggtgccccccaccctgcaccccCAAATTCCCTCATGTCACACCAGGCGTGCCACGATGGCGGCGGGGAAGAGGCGAGGCTATGTTTGCTTTGCCTTCTTGTAGGTCCTACCATAAATAAAGGGTGAGGACAACGCGAGGCGGGGGTAGGGTGACACCCTCGAAGGGGTTAAAGGTGGTCGGGGTGCGGTGAGGGGGGAGGCCGGGGTCCCCTCGCTCCCCCCTCAGCTGCTTTCGCTGGACACCTCTCgcagttttcctttcttttccgTCTGGGCTGGCGGCGGATCCCGGGGTGGGAGCGACGCCGGCCTAGGAAAAGGGGGTTCCCAGCGCCCCAAGACCCCCAAACCTTTGGGGAAGGAGTGAAAGGGGGGCAGTGGGGCGGGTGGAAAGGGGTTCACACCGCTTTTCTAGTGCCGTCGCCTGGCCGTGCCTCAGCTTCCCCAACCCGCTCCACGTCGCACTGGGCggccagaggcagggaggaggtCCTGGGAGTCCCGGCGGGGAGGGAGAATCCCTTACCTGAGCCGCCCGCCGCCACTGCCGGCTGTGCTCTGCCGGGGAACGGACGGGTCTGGACTTGAgcggagggaggagcagggtgagCAACACCTGCCCCAACCCCTGCCCCGCCCCGCTGGACGGCCCGCCAGCTGCTGCGCTGCACGGCACTGCACGGAACGGAATGACACGGCACGACGCTGTCTGGCATGGCATGGAATGGCATGGAATAGCATGGAGTAGCACTGCATGGCACAGCACGGCATGGCACTGTATGGTATGGGGTAGGTGACATGGAATGCACAGtgtggcttggcttggcttggcttggcttggcttggcttggcttggcttggcttggcttggcttggcttggcttggcttggcaTGGCATGGCACGGCATGGCacggcatggcatggcatggcacgGCATGGCATGGCATCGTGTGGTGCAGGATGGAACTATGTGATATGGCATGGAATGGCATGGTACGGTATAGATGTGTCACAGCATGGCCTGGCGCATAACAGCAGGAGGTGATGCAGCTTGGTGTGGTGTGGCACTGCAGCGCAGCACAGCCTAGCACAGTTCTTGCCGGAGGCTCCGTCTCTAGTGCCATGTAAGCATGGGCCAAGCAGAACGACCCATCGTCGCCCTGGCCATGCACAGCAGGACAGCACCAGGACAGTGCCAGGATGGtgccaggacagagccaggaTGGTGCCAAGGCTCTCCCAGGCTATGAGCCAATGATGGCGCAGCCACTGTGGTCCGTCTGAGCTGGACTGGAGTGAGCTGGGCACATCCTGCATTGCTACACCTGGCAGGGTGGAGAAGAGATTCATCCTCATGGGAAGGGGCTAATCAGGATGGGGTGAGAAGGCAGGGAAcaggcagggtgcaggcaggttgcaggcagagagcaggcagggagcaggcaagGAGTGCAGGGAGCAATCTGGGGGAGGTGCAGATTCCCCAGAAAAATGGCCTGTTCCCTGCCTTGGTGCCTAGGGTGGTGCTGTCAGCCTGGGGCTGTTGGTATGAGATTTATTCAAACCAGTGTCTCTTTATCCCTCCCAGTggactgcagctgcaggtggaaAGGGCAGGGGTGAAACACGCATAACTgtggaaatggggaaaaacatAAGGAGAAGACAGAGGACAAGGAGAGGGAAACTGAAGGAGTGAGgaaggctctgtgccaccagggGATGGCGGAAGGCCTTGGATGGACACCAGttgcagctgggctggtggcacCATCGGCGAAATGAGCCAGTGGCCACCATGACCACCCTTCATCCCCACCATACACCATCAGCTCAAGGCAATGCCACCCCACCCCTGTCTCTGTCCCATTTCCAGCAAGAAAACCAGATAAAAGACTTTATTTGGTTGTTCTCTGGTTCATGGAGCCAGGCAGGTGCAGGTCAGGGGAGAGTGTTGCCTGGATCCCCCATAtcacccctggcactgccctggttttaccagctccttccagccctggcaccctgGTTCTCACTGGCATAGGGACACCAGGCTCCGGTACTTACCCTCAACCACAAGCTCACTCAGAATGGCAGTGTCAGGTGCTGTTCAcagtgctgggatgtgctgaggAGGGGGGCAGCCCAGTGTGTGCCAGGGGActcagggagctctgctgggttGGCTTTGGCTCACATGTGTCGGGCACCTGCCTCTGCCAGCTTCATCTTCTGCAGGCTGTCCTGCACCTGCAGGAACTCAGGATGAGGGTCCAGCTCTGGCCCACCCACCTCCCACTCATACTGCAGGAGGGGCAGCCATGGGGTCTGGTTGGGATTCCCCCAGACTTCCCCATGACCCGGCTGTCTCCTGACACGGGTATTCCCTCAGCTGTCACCATGACCTGGTCACTGCTGGCCATCCCTTGACCCATGTCCACTCTCTCTAGCTTCCTTTGGCCACTCCTCAAGTTCTCTGGACATTATTCAGCCCAGCTTCCCAACAGCCCAATCAGCACTTAGCTGTCTCCAGGAAAGGCATGGATACATAGCTGGATGGACATGTGGagggtggatggatggatggatggatggatggatggatggatggatggatggatggatggatggatgatggatggatgaatgtTAGTATGTATGGACACATAGGcggatgaatggatggatgatggTGAGGtgaaggcaggagagctggcCTGGATATAGGAATGGAGGCTGGGACAGACAGACATGGACAAAGGGACATCACAGACCTCCTCAAGTCTCTGGTGGCacttcttcagctgctgctccaggtcAGATGGgggcccctgcagctcctccctgcctcagcTGCCAGTTCTCCAGCACATGCAGGAGCTCGGCCCTGTGCCAAGGCAGGATGCCCCTGTGGGGATGGACAAGTTTCAACTGGCCATCCCACCCGGCCACTCAGCTGGAGATAGGCCCATTCCCATGCtcacctgctgtggctgaaAAGTAGCTCCCAGTGAAGGTCCCAGTGGCTACAGAACTCCCATATCAGGTTGGGCACCTTCTTAGGCTGAGTAATGCTCCTGTGGCCATCAGGGGCCAGGTCCAGGGAGAGAACATCACTCCTGTCACCTTCTAGAGTGGTAGGGGATCAGCAGGGGATGGGAGCACCAAGGGATGGGTCACCAGAAGCATGGGGTCACCAGAAGCATGCAGTCACCAGTGGGAAAGGGTCACTGGGGATGGGATCACCACAAAGGATGGGGCAACCTGGGACAGGGTCGctgggggatggggaggagtCATGT contains the following coding sequences:
- the LOC134561576 gene encoding LOW QUALITY PROTEIN: actin-associated protein FAM107A-like (The sequence of the model RefSeq protein was modified relative to this genomic sequence to represent the inferred CDS: inserted 2 bases in 1 codon) gives rise to the protein MAPPDPPEAPRRQPTPVKPGAANARSTQELPVRSAVCDQSPSQSPKGDRSDVLSLDLAPDGHRSITQPKKVPNLIWEFCSHWDLHWELLFSHSRGILPWHRAELLHVLENWQLRXREELQGPPSDLEQQLKKCHQRLEEYEWEVGGPELDPHPEFLQVQDSLQKMKLAEAGARHM